Proteins from a genomic interval of Zonotrichia leucophrys gambelii isolate GWCS_2022_RI chromosome 5, RI_Zleu_2.0, whole genome shotgun sequence:
- the GMFB gene encoding glia maturation factor beta isoform X3, with translation MSESLVVCDVAEDLVEKLRKFRFRKETNNAAIIMKIDKDKQLVVLDEEHEGISPDELKDELPERQPRFIVYSYKYQHEDGRVSYPLCFIFSSPVGCKPEQQMMYAGSKNKLVQTAELTKVFEIRNTEDLTEEWLREKLGFFH, from the exons ATG AGTGAATCTCTGGTGGTTTGTGATGTTGCTGAAGACCTGGTggagaaactgagaaaattCCGATTTCGCAAAGAGACCAACAATGCTGCCATTATAA TGAAAATCGACAAGGATAAGCAGTTGGTGGTGCTGGATGAGGAGCATGAG GGTATTTCTCCTGATGAGCTAAAGGATGAGCTGCCTGAGAGACAACCTCG atttattgtGTATAGCTACAAGTACCAGCATGAAGATGGAAGAGTTTCCTATCCATTGTGCTTTATCTTCTCCAGTCCAGTTG GATGTAAGCCTGAGCAGCAGATGATGTATGCTGGAAGCAAGAATAAGCTTGTACAGACAGCTGAACTCACTAAG GTATTCGAAATCAGAAATACAGAAGACCTAACTGAAGAATGGCTGCGTGAGAAACTGGGCTTTTTCCACTAA
- the GMFB gene encoding glia maturation factor beta isoform X2, with translation MNAVGFGQAACRPSSSESLVVCDVAEDLVEKLRKFRFRKETNNAAIIMKIDKDKQLVVLDEEHEGISPDELKDELPERQPRFIVYSYKYQHEDGRVSYPLCFIFSSPVGCKPEQQMMYAGSKNKLVQTAELTKVFEIRNTEDLTEEWLREKLGFFH, from the exons ATGAATGCTGTGGG CTTTGGACAAGCTGCATGCAGGCCCTCTTCA AGTGAATCTCTGGTGGTTTGTGATGTTGCTGAAGACCTGGTggagaaactgagaaaattCCGATTTCGCAAAGAGACCAACAATGCTGCCATTATAA TGAAAATCGACAAGGATAAGCAGTTGGTGGTGCTGGATGAGGAGCATGAG GGTATTTCTCCTGATGAGCTAAAGGATGAGCTGCCTGAGAGACAACCTCG atttattgtGTATAGCTACAAGTACCAGCATGAAGATGGAAGAGTTTCCTATCCATTGTGCTTTATCTTCTCCAGTCCAGTTG GATGTAAGCCTGAGCAGCAGATGATGTATGCTGGAAGCAAGAATAAGCTTGTACAGACAGCTGAACTCACTAAG GTATTCGAAATCAGAAATACAGAAGACCTAACTGAAGAATGGCTGCGTGAGAAACTGGGCTTTTTCCACTAA
- the GMFB gene encoding glia maturation factor beta isoform X1, whose translation MLLLVKIWRAEPSCGRSSCKANLIKSWAVLLCASLSESLVVCDVAEDLVEKLRKFRFRKETNNAAIIMKIDKDKQLVVLDEEHEGISPDELKDELPERQPRFIVYSYKYQHEDGRVSYPLCFIFSSPVGCKPEQQMMYAGSKNKLVQTAELTKVFEIRNTEDLTEEWLREKLGFFH comes from the exons ATGTTGCTTTTAGTAAAGATTTGGAGAGCTGAACCCTCCTGTGGAAGGAGCAGTTGCAAAGCAAATTTGATCAAATCTTGGGCTGTTTTGCTGTGTGCCTCTCTG AGTGAATCTCTGGTGGTTTGTGATGTTGCTGAAGACCTGGTggagaaactgagaaaattCCGATTTCGCAAAGAGACCAACAATGCTGCCATTATAA TGAAAATCGACAAGGATAAGCAGTTGGTGGTGCTGGATGAGGAGCATGAG GGTATTTCTCCTGATGAGCTAAAGGATGAGCTGCCTGAGAGACAACCTCG atttattgtGTATAGCTACAAGTACCAGCATGAAGATGGAAGAGTTTCCTATCCATTGTGCTTTATCTTCTCCAGTCCAGTTG GATGTAAGCCTGAGCAGCAGATGATGTATGCTGGAAGCAAGAATAAGCTTGTACAGACAGCTGAACTCACTAAG GTATTCGAAATCAGAAATACAGAAGACCTAACTGAAGAATGGCTGCGTGAGAAACTGGGCTTTTTCCACTAA
- the GMFB gene encoding glia maturation factor beta isoform X4, whose product MKIDKDKQLVVLDEEHEGISPDELKDELPERQPRFIVYSYKYQHEDGRVSYPLCFIFSSPVGCKPEQQMMYAGSKNKLVQTAELTKVFEIRNTEDLTEEWLREKLGFFH is encoded by the exons A TGAAAATCGACAAGGATAAGCAGTTGGTGGTGCTGGATGAGGAGCATGAG GGTATTTCTCCTGATGAGCTAAAGGATGAGCTGCCTGAGAGACAACCTCG atttattgtGTATAGCTACAAGTACCAGCATGAAGATGGAAGAGTTTCCTATCCATTGTGCTTTATCTTCTCCAGTCCAGTTG GATGTAAGCCTGAGCAGCAGATGATGTATGCTGGAAGCAAGAATAAGCTTGTACAGACAGCTGAACTCACTAAG GTATTCGAAATCAGAAATACAGAAGACCTAACTGAAGAATGGCTGCGTGAGAAACTGGGCTTTTTCCACTAA